The DNA sequence GATTTATATAAAAGTTGCTGACCGGGCTTAAGCTATTGCAGTTGGTGGTAATGTGCTCCGAAGAAAATGAAGGAAACTCGGGAGGATTTCATATCTCTTCGAACCTGAATGTTTTTGCTCCTTTTGTAAGACCAGAAGAAGCCCAAGTTGAGGCCCAATTTGATCTCGGTGACAAGTTTAGAGACAAATGTGTTTCACTTATGCGGTTACGGATATCTTTTGTGTTCCTAGTTTCTTACACCTGTACTACATGCAAAACCCTCAAAGTGTGCAACTGAAATGGTCGATCATTTCTGCAGTCGCCTGGATCATTTGCAaaagttgagagagagagagagagagagggagagagaggtaaCCGAGATGTCAAAGAGCTGGATCCGCCATGGCTACAACAAAGTAGCTCGAGCTGTAGGCAAAGCGGACCCAAAGAAGCAGCAAGACATTCCAATATTGAAAGGACACCCTGCTGCACAAGTACATGCAGAAGAGGCTCTTGAGACCCATGAAACTGTCAGAAGCAGAAACAAAGTTCTAAAGGAGTTCAAGATTTACAGATGGAGCCCCGACCATCCCGACAACAAGCCTTACCTCAAGTCTTACTTTGTGAACCTCAACAACTGTGGTCCAATGGTAATTTTTAATCATTTTACTTTTCGTAGCTAGATTCTTAGTCCTTGATAAAAGCAAGCCAATTTTGGTTCGTTTTACCTGCGGTTAATTTCTGTAGTTCTAAAGTCGGGAattttttaggttttggatgcaTTACAGAGGATAAAAGCAGAGGATGATTCAACCCTGAGCTATAGGAGGTCATGCAGAGAAGGAATATGTGGGTCATGTGCCATGAATATTGATGGAACCAACACCGTGGCCTGTCTCAGACCCATTGATGCAGACACTTCAACAGCCACAACTATAACTCCGCTGCCTCATATGTTTGTGATCAAAGATCTAGTTGTTGATCTCACTAATTTCTACCTGCAGTACAAGTAAGATGATCGAGAGCTAGTTATTTTTTGGGGGCACATTTAGATGGAGCAATTCCGACTTGGAATTTAGTTAGGGAGATCTTAATCTCCTTTATctcctaacctacctaagcttttCACTAGAGTTAGACACATGGCTAAAACAACATCCAGTGGTCCAAATCTCCTTGAGTAACTAACTAATTTTATAATAATACCCTTTCCAGATGTTTGTCATATTCCACCTCAGAGCCGGTCCTGAGGTTCTTGACGCCCagggtgaattttttttttggtgtccaAGGCTGGTCTGGAGAATttttttatgatgattctgatcgAGATTAATTTGACTCCGTAAAGTTACGAATTAACAAGTTTTTAGAATAATTATTAGAACcacaaaaacaagaaatataACATCTACTATTTGTAGTTTCAAAGTTGAAGAACATAAAATACCTATTTTGATATATACTTCGACCTGCATCATGGAATGTCAAAAAAATTGTCTAATCACCTtagaaaaaactaaaaaatagaGAGGAGAAAGATTGAGAGATGAAAAACATACAGGAGAAAGACTAGAGGGACAAATGATTGATGAAAATGAATTTAGGGATTGAATAACCATTGAAACCCCAAATTGAAGGAGAAATTCGTTTGATTTCAATATTttggagagagtgagagactaTTATAATGGTGCTAGACTTTTTACAGTTTTCGATGACTTGAATAGTAGaagaatgagaagaagaagaaaacacacAATTATTGCATCTAAAAttctaaaataattttttttttaaatattctGCAGCATatattattgaaaattataatatatatatatacacacacacacacacatgtgtgtgtatatatatatatacacatgtatatatatctatatatgtatgtgGTGCCTCGCCTTGCCTTGGGCCCTGGGCTGTTCCACCTCTTctctattcttttcttcttcctctcttcttgtcagctcCTACTATGTCTGTTCTTCTTTATCACACTGTTCATACATATCCATGGCTTAACAATTCAAGCCCAACCCCATTCATCTCAACTCATTATTGATTAGTTGCTGTTTGtattattgaagaagaagaaacacacTAAACCATcatcacttacccaaacaccagaaaagATTCACACCagaaaagattcaaactttctcAATATTTGCCCAAATAAATCTAATAAGAAGAAGACCCAGATCAATTACCAAACactagaagaagaaagaaagcttGGGTCCCCAATTCACCAAAGCTCACCCACTAAACCGTAAGAAAGAAACACACTAAACCCTCCTCAATTCTCCGGCGACACCTAATTCACCAAAACTCAGGGGCTTTGACTTCACCGCGCTTCGGTAAAGGCCAGAGATTTGTTAAATTGGTGAGAGATTTCACCTTGGGCTTGATGTGTAGGGGAGTA is a window from the Rosa chinensis cultivar Old Blush chromosome 2, RchiOBHm-V2, whole genome shotgun sequence genome containing:
- the LOC112184021 gene encoding LOW QUALITY PROTEIN: succinate dehydrogenase [ubiquinone] iron-sulfur subunit 3, mitochondrial (The sequence of the model RefSeq protein was modified relative to this genomic sequence to represent the inferred CDS: inserted 1 base in 1 codon), whose product is MSKSWIRHGYNKVARAVGKADPKKQQDIPILKGHPAAQVHAEEALETHETVRSRNKVLKEFKIYRWSPDHPDNKPYLKSYFVNLNNCGPMVLDALQRIKAEDDSTLSYRRSCREGICGSCAMNIDGTNTVACLRPIDADTSTATTITPLPHMFVIKDLVVDLTNFYLQYKLIEPWLKTKKPPKDGREYKQSPADRKKLDGLYECILCACCSTSCPSYWWNPEEFLGPAALLHAYRWISDSRDQSTEERLQSLTEDQKXLYRCNIIKNCTATCPKSLNPADAIQKMKTKHLFSQPVEVVGSM